In the Syntrophorhabdus sp. genome, GGCTTCCGCACTCTTTTTGGCCTCGTTGTATAGTTCATCGTCTATACGGATCGCTATGCTCATGTTATTCACCTCTGTTACAATTGTAGCACATTGAAACAGAAAAGCAAACTCAACAACGCGGTAGTCTTCCAGACCAGCGTCGGCACTCAGGCTTCCTTCACTCTCTCCGTCACGATCCGCTGGGCCGAAGCGCCTTCAATCGCCTTCACGGCTATGGTCTGGACCTGCTGTACTGATTCGTCCGCCTTTTGCGTCAGCTGCCGTATCAGTTCTTCCTGTTCCCTTATCTTTGACTGCAATGCCTCCACCGCCTGCTCGTGGAGCTTTTGCTCGCCCTCCGTCTCTTTCTGGATCAATTGCATCTCATGTTTGAATTTGAACTCGATCCTTTCTGTTACCGTCTTCTCCGTGTCCTTGATCGCCTTCTCCAGTTCTTTCGGGAATACCGCGATCTTATCCCGGAGTTCCGACAATTCTTCTTCCCGCGACGACAGCACCGCTTCCCGTTCGGACCAGTCCTTCTCAAGCGCGGACTTCTTCGTGGAAAGTTCCTTTTCCAGAGCTGTCTTCGTTGCCTCGTACTCATCAGCGTCCTTCTTCCTGGCAAGCTGGAGATTGTAGCTGTATTCCTCCTCTTCGCGGAGCCTGTCCTTTTTCAGCTGGGCATCCCGCTCCTTCTTCGCAAGGTCGAATTCCTCCTGCTCCTTTTTCCAGTATTGCCGCTTTTCAGACATATCCTCATCGAAGGAGGCTTTCGTCTGTTCCATCTGCGCCTCGAAGGAGGCCTTCTTCTCTTTCTGGGCCTGCACGAGTGCGGCCAGACTGTCGGCCTCGGCCTGGACCCCGTACAGTTCGTCAAGGATCCTGGCCTCTTCCGTGGCGGCCTGCTGCAATCCCGAGAACTTCCGGTACTCGGCTATCATCTTTTCTTCCAGATCGTCTATGGTCTTCACGATCTGGACCTTGAGTCCGGCGAGGTTGCGCACGATATCATCTATCGAATTGGCCGACGCCTCCTTCAGCGATTCCTTCACTTCCGTTTCCTTCTTCACGGCCTGCTGGTTCACCGCCTTCTGTTCTTTCAGCTTCGCCAGCACCTCATTGTAAGCTTCGATGATCTCGGTCTTTGTATTCTTCTCCGATATTGTTTTGGTCATCATGCCCCTCCCATCGTGACAATCACTATTCCGACGATCCTTGAATGCACTATAAGAATATATTACTTTGCTGCCAAAAATAACAGGAAGAATAGCGGGGAAGCGTGCGGCGTCGGACAGGATACGGTCTGGGTGTTTCAATAGAAACCAAGAACGCCGAGTGCCCCCTGCCTGTTCTTACGCCGCCGTCTTCAGACTTACCCGCATTCCTGCCCTGGTGGCCAGAGTAATAAGCATTTCGAGGCTGAATCTTTCCCACTTGCCGCGTGTAAGGTCGGAAATCCTGGACTGACTCACCCCGAGAAGCTCTGCGGCTCTTGTCTGCGTCAGCTTCTTGGCCGTGATGAACTTCCTGAGATCCGCCATAAGATCGGCACGCATTTGAAGTATTGCCGCTTCCTCCGGTGAAAAACCCAGATCCGCGAAGACATTACCCGAGGACGGGACAATGTCTTTTTTCATGACCTACCTCCAATCTGCCCGTACCGTTGACGGGCGAGTTCGATGTCCCGGCGATTGGTCTTACCGCTCTTCTTTTGAAAGGCGTGCAGTACATACACTGCATCGCCAAATTTCGCCACGTAGATGACGCGCCATTCGCCAAGCACATGGATCCGAATCTCCTTTACGCCTTTTCCAATGGTCTGCATTGGCTTCCAGTCGCTTGGCTCCAAACCATTTTGGATCTCAAACCCTGCAGCGCGCCTCGCTTCACCGGGAAAATCCCGAAGGTCATCCAGGCTTGAACCCACAAATCTCAGTTCCTTCATTCAAGACATATTATATACCAACTTGTATATTCTGCAATTGCATTTTTCTTGCCGGTAATTGCAGATAATGATCCAGGCGAGTTCGGGGATCCCTGGCATTTTCACATTCTCAGCTTTTTCCTACCCTGTCAGCGGTCAGGGGAAGCTGTATCCTCTTTCCTCAACCAGTTTCTGACCTCGTTTCACGGCCATGCTCACCGCCGCAGCGGAGAGACCGAGATAGCGGGAGAGTTCTGACTGGTTCGCGCCGAGTTCGCTGACCGCGAAGTAACAGAAGAGACTCCGTCCGACGACCTTCGCCGGTTCCTTTCCCGGTGTGAAGAACTCTTCCCTGTCGATGGCAAGGAGCCGGCAGACGTGGTCGGCGACGCTTTCTATATCGAATCCCATGGCCTTGAGATGGTATCTGCGCTCCATCCGTTCCTCTGCTTCAGAGAGCACCCTGTCCACGAAATCCCCGTCGCCTAGGATGCGTTCATCGGACTTCCTGAAAAGATTCTCACGGCGCATCGCCAGGACGTTCGTCCAGCCACCGCTGCTGCGGATGAGACCCCCTCCCACGAGGTCATCCCGGCGTCCGGCCGTCGCCCCTTCCTTCACGAAGCGCAGATACGCTGTCCTTGCGAGGGATGTCTCGTC is a window encoding:
- a CDS encoding transposase, which translates into the protein MPRKSRIDAAGALHHVIARGIERRVIFRDDYDRDLFLDRFGVILDQTKTHCYAFTLIPNHFHLLLGTGQAPLAQVMRRLLTAYAVRHNRRHKRSGHLFQNRYKSILCQEESYFLELVRYIHLNPLRAGIVATTEDLEDFRYCGHGPILGRCANSWQDVHGVLRLFADETSLARTAYLRFVKEGATAGRRDDLVGGGLIRSSGGWTNVLAMRRENLFRKSDERILGDGDFVDRVLSEAEERMERRYHLKAMGFDIESVADHVCRLLAIDREEFFTPGKEPAKVVGRSLFCYFAVSELGANQSELSRYLGLSAAAVSMAVKRGQKLVEERGYSFP
- a CDS encoding type II toxin-antitoxin system RelE/ParE family toxin, coding for MKELRFVGSSLDDLRDFPGEARRAAGFEIQNGLEPSDWKPMQTIGKGVKEIRIHVLGEWRVIYVAKFGDAVYVLHAFQKKSGKTNRRDIELARQRYGQIGGRS
- a CDS encoding XRE family transcriptional regulator; translated protein: MKKDIVPSSGNVFADLGFSPEEAAILQMRADLMADLRKFITAKKLTQTRAAELLGVSQSRISDLTRGKWERFSLEMLITLATRAGMRVSLKTAA